From Deinococcus aestuarii, the proteins below share one genomic window:
- a CDS encoding LysR family substrate-binding domain-containing protein, giving the protein MPHDDVPRALEDRLIDVGIGMLPMEAPGISVRDLAEGRWQLILPAAHPLAARGSIHLTDLADEPLLMFAKTMNPALYDFVLGRFRRSGVEPNVVYETSQVEAGQNMVALGVGLWVVTTYVIQGRFLEGLVARVLADFDVIRLGLAWRTADTSPGVRALLDAARYSGGS; this is encoded by the coding sequence GTGCCCCATGACGACGTTCCCCGGGCGCTGGAGGACAGGCTGATCGACGTGGGGATCGGCATGTTGCCGATGGAGGCTCCGGGGATCAGCGTGCGGGACCTCGCTGAGGGCCGCTGGCAACTGATCCTGCCTGCGGCGCACCCGCTGGCCGCGCGAGGTTCCATTCACCTCACCGACCTGGCTGACGAGCCGCTGCTGATGTTCGCCAAGACAATGAATCCGGCCCTGTACGACTTCGTGCTGGGCCGCTTCCGACGCTCGGGCGTCGAGCCGAACGTGGTGTACGAGACGTCGCAGGTGGAGGCCGGGCAGAACATGGTGGCGCTGGGCGTGGGCCTCTGGGTGGTCACGACCTACGTGATCCAGGGCCGCTTCCTGGAGGGCCTGGTGGCGCGTGTTCTCGCCGACTTCGACGTGATCCGGCTGGGCCTGGCCTGGCGAACGGCGGACACCTCCCCGGGGGTGCGGGCCCTGCTGGATGCTGCGCGGTACTCCGGTGGGTCCTGA
- a CDS encoding LysR family transcriptional regulator: MARPLELRHLRYFMAVAEELNFTRAAERVFLTQPALSQQIKALEDIVGVTLLDRTGRTVRLTEAGQVFLGGARRTLCEAERSVREARHADATPRLALGYIEYAFQAIVNPLIHTLLGQQSTLRIEAPRGAP; this comes from the coding sequence CCACCTCCGCTACTTCATGGCGGTCGCCGAGGAGCTGAATTTCACCCGCGCCGCCGAGCGGGTGTTCCTCACGCAGCCCGCCCTCAGCCAGCAGATCAAGGCGCTGGAGGACATCGTCGGCGTGACGCTGCTCGACCGGACCGGGCGGACGGTCCGGCTCACCGAGGCGGGGCAGGTCTTCCTGGGGGGCGCCCGGCGCACCCTGTGCGAGGCCGAGCGCAGCGTCCGTGAGGCCCGCCACGCCGACGCGACCCCCCGGCTGGCGCTGGGGTACATCGAGTACGCCTTTCAAGCCATCGTCAATCCCCTGATCCACACCCTGCTGGGGCAGCAGTCCACGCTGCGGATCGAGGCGCCGCGAGGTGCCCCATGA